The Rattus rattus isolate New Zealand chromosome 1, Rrattus_CSIRO_v1, whole genome shotgun sequence genome includes a region encoding these proteins:
- the Tfap2e gene encoding transcription factor AP-2-epsilon: MLVHTYSAMERPDGLCAAAGGTRLSSLPQAAYGPAPPLCHTPAASATTDYHPPYFPPPYPQAQLPYGQGPDAAAAFPHLAPDPYGGLAPLAQPQPPQAAWAAPRAAARPTTSRPALGAARRALGLDPRRDYAAAVPRLLHSLADGAHGLADAPLGLPGLAAPPGLEELQAIDDPGMSLLDQSVIKKVPMPSKAGSLSTLSLSKDSLVGGINNPSEVFCSVPGRLSLLSSTSKYKVTVGEVQRRLSPPECLNASLLGGVLRRAKSKNGGRCLRERLEKIGLNLPAGRRKAANVTLLTSLVEGEAVHLARDFGYVCETEFPAKAAAEYLGRQHADPGELHSRKSMLLAAKQICKEFADLMAQDRSPLGNSRPALILEPGVQSCLTHFSLITHGFGGPAICAALTAFQNYLLESLKGLDKMFLSSAGSGHGETKASEKDAKHRK, translated from the exons ATGTTGGTGCACACATACTCCGCCATG gagcGCCCCGACGGGCTGTGCGCAGCGGCTGGCGGGACCCGCCTGTCGTCTCTGCCCCAGGCGGCCTACGGGCCCGCGCCGCCACTGTGTCACACTCCCGCCGCCTCTGCCACCACGGACTATCACCCTCCCTACTTCCCGCCACCCTACCCGCAGGCGCAGCTGCCCTACGGCCAGGGCCCGGACGCCGCCGCCGCCTTTCCGCACCTGGCCCCGGACCCCTACGGCGGCCTAGCGCCCCTGGCCCAGCCACAGCCCCCGCAGGCCGCCTGGGCCGCACCCCGCGCGGCCGCCCGGCCCACGACGAGCCGCCCGGCTTTGGGCGCCGCCCGCCGCGCTCTGGGTCTCGACCCGCGCCGAGACTACGCCGCCGCAGTGCCCCGGCTCCTGCACAGCCTGGCCGACGGCGCGCACGGCCTGGCAGATGCTCCCCTTGGTCTTCCCGGGCTGGCGGCGCCGCCCGGTCTGGAGGAACTGCAG GCGATAGATGACCCTGGAATGAGCCTCCTGGACCAATCCGTGATCAAGAAAG TCCCCATGCCCTCCAAAGCCGGCAGCCTCTCCACCCTCTCACTGTCCAAAGACAGCCTGGTTGGCGGCATCAACAACCCCAGTGAGGTCTTCTGCTCCGTGCCTGGCCGGCTGTCGTTACTCAGCTCCACATCCAAGTACAAGGTGACCGTGGGGGAGGTGCAGCGGCGACTCTCACCTCCTGAGTGCCTCAACGCTTCCCTCCTTGGGGGTGTCCTCCGAAG GGCCAAGTCCAAGAATGGGGGCCGCTGTCTGCGGGAACGGCTGGAGAAGATCGGCCTCAACCTGCCAGCGGGGCGACGGAAGGCCGCCAACGTGACGCTGCTGACCTCACTGGTGGAGG GAGAAGCTGTGCACCTGGCTCGGGACTTTGGTTATGTCTGTGAGACTGAGTTTCCAGCCAAGGCGGCTGCTGAGTACCTAGGCCGACAGCACGCTGACCCTGGGGAACTGCACAGCCGCAAGAGCATGCTGCTGGCTGCCAA GCAGATCTGTAAGGAGTTCGCAGACTTGATGGCTCAGGACCGCTCCCCACTGGGCAACAGCCGCCCGGCACTTATCCTGGAGCCCGGGGTGCAGAGCTGTCTGACACATTTTAGCCTCATCACTCATGGTTTTGGAGGGCCTGCCATCTGTGCTGCTCTTACCGCCTTCCAGAACTACCTGCTAGAGTCGCTCAAAGGACTGGACAAGATGTTTTTAAGCAGTGCAGGCAGCGggcatggagaaaccaaggcttCAGAGAAGGATGCCAAGCATCGGAAGTAA